A single Lolium perenne isolate Kyuss_39 chromosome 6, Kyuss_2.0, whole genome shotgun sequence DNA region contains:
- the LOC127306287 gene encoding F-box/LRR-repeat protein At3g26922 — MGELVEKFMGWFPGGRHAVAGAAPLSAAVDRISALPDDLLRCIVSRLPVKDAARTAAVASRWRHLWRSTPLALRDADLLPSAVGRILADHPGPFRVIDIARCSFASHKRELAEWLRLLASKGVEDLVLLNNVDDIELNNIRLPTDILRCASLQRLFLAFFSFPDTIALVRRECTTHEEASSDSFPDTGGLSQGAYVLPNLQELGMFTTGISTWDLDYVLACCPVLEKLVFVLNSTPDPVRIRSRSLRCVLLWMSAVEEVAVVDAPLLERLFLLEAPRLGDESIVTIKIASAPNLRALGYLEPRFHQLQIGRNVIKPGTMPSPSTVLPGVKILAFKVNFGVLKEIKMLVTLLRCFPNIETLHIESLTEPTGRNRAKFWCEVSTVECIESHVKKMVIHEYRGEQCELEFIKFISRNAQELQTLHVLLNRESLTSVAKATEMTNKLVALSRVPWKCECKMMVLGESYQNDWSIQKASDLTVDDPFHW, encoded by the exons ATGGGCGAGCTCGTCGAGAAATTCATGGGCTGGTTCCCCGGCGGTAGACATGCTGTCGCAGGTGCCGCCCCGCTCTCCGCTGCTGTTGACCGCATCAGCGCCCTCCCCGACGACCTTCTCCGCTGCATCGTCTCACGCCTCCCGGTCAAGGACGCCGCCCGAaccgccgccgtcgcctcccggtggcgccacctctggcgctcCACCCCGCTCGCCCTCCGCGACGCCGACCTACTCCCCTCTGCGGTCGGCCGCATCCTGGCAGACCACCCGGGGCCCTTCCGCGTCATCGACATCGCCCGCTGCAGCTTCGCATCCCACAAGCGTGAGCTCGCAGAGTGGCTGCGCCTCCTCGCCTCCAAGGGcgtcgaggacctcgtcctcctcAACAACGTCGACGACATCGAGCTCAACAACATACGCCTCCCCACGGACATCCTCCGCTGTGCCTCGCTCCAACGCCTCTTCCTGGCATTCTTCTCGTTTCCGGACACAATAGCACTAGTACGACGGGAGTGCACTACCCATGAAGAGGCTTCCAGCGATTCCTTTCCGGACACCGGTGGTCTCTCCCAGGGAGCCTACGTCCTGCCCAACCTTCAGGAGCTCGGCATGTTCACGACCGGCATCAGCACCTGGGACCTCGACTACGTGCTCGCTTGCTGCCCGGTTCTGGAGAAGCTCGTCTTCGTACTCAACAGTACGCCCGATCCCGTCCGCATCCGCAGCAGGAGCCTCCGGTGCGTGCTTCTCTGGATGTCCGCCGTGGAAGAGGTCGCCGTGGTGGACGCCCCGCTCCTGGAGCGCCTCTTCTTGCTGGAAGCGCCTCGCTTAGGTGACGAGAGTATCGTGACCATCAAGATCGCTTCTGCACCTAACTTGCGGGCGCTCGGCTACTTGGAGCCAAGGTTTCACCAGCTGCAGATCGGCCGCAATGTCATCAAG CCTGGCACAATGCCAAGCCCAAGCACAGTGCTTCCAGGTGTGAAGATATTGGCCTTCAAGGTTAATTTTGGTGTCTTGAAGGAGATCAAGATGCTGGTGACCCTCCTCAGATGCTTTCCCAACATTGAGACACTGCACATCGAG TCTTTAACTGAACCGACTGGAAGGAACCGTGCTAAGTTCTGGTGTGAGGTGTCTACTGTTGAATGCATCGAGTCGCATGTCAAGAAGATGGTTATCCATGAATATAGAGGGGAGCAATGTGAGCTTGAATTCATCAAGTTCATTTCCAGGAATGCGCAGGAGCTACAGACTCTGCATGTTCTGCTAAACAGAGAGAGTCTTACTTCGGTGGCCAAGGCGACGGAGATGACAAACAAATTGGTCGCTCTCTCACGTGTACCATGGAAGTGTGAATGTAAGATGATGGTGCTAGGAGAATCATATCAGAATGATTGGAGCATCCAGAAAGCATCTGATCTTACTGTCGATGACCCTTTTCACTGGTGA